One window of Desulfarculus baarsii DSM 2075 genomic DNA carries:
- a CDS encoding tyrosine-type recombinase/integrase, whose protein sequence is MHLLTKKGIDALQPAETEFWVWDSKLSGFGVRVHPTGRKVFVAQYRSQTGRTRRMALGQVGKITLDEARTLAQRVFSDVAKGLDPSANRKQGRTAPTVAELCARYLAEHAQAKKKPASQVRDRRLIERFIIPQLGGEKVNTLSRADVAKLHNAIGRETPIQANRTLAVVSKMMTLAIRWGLRDEAKGNPAQFIERFREAKRERYLSADELAQLGQALAAAENEGWGFRPAIDAIRFLLLTGARVGEALSLRWEWIDRERACIFLPDSKTGRKALPIGGAVLAMLDGLAKQAGNPHVFPGQSLGRPLVDINTTWRKVRARAGLEGVRLHDLRHSYASVGAASGLSLTLIGAILGHSEPSTTARYSHLANNPLAQAADMVSAKIAAALAAPVAEKVVALRRKE, encoded by the coding sequence ATGCACCTGCTTACGAAAAAGGGCATTGACGCCCTGCAACCCGCCGAAACGGAGTTCTGGGTATGGGATTCCAAGCTGTCAGGCTTCGGCGTCAGAGTGCATCCCACCGGCCGCAAAGTCTTTGTGGCTCAATATCGCTCGCAAACCGGCCGCACCCGCCGCATGGCCTTGGGCCAGGTGGGCAAGATCACCCTGGATGAGGCGCGCACCCTGGCCCAGCGAGTTTTTTCCGACGTGGCTAAGGGCCTTGACCCTTCCGCCAACCGCAAGCAGGGCCGGACAGCTCCCACCGTCGCCGAACTGTGCGCCCGTTATCTGGCCGAACATGCCCAGGCCAAGAAAAAGCCGGCCAGCCAAGTCAGAGACCGGCGGTTGATTGAGCGCTTCATCATCCCCCAACTTGGTGGCGAGAAGGTCAACACGCTTTCCAGGGCCGACGTGGCCAAGCTGCACAACGCCATCGGCCGTGAAACGCCCATCCAGGCCAACCGAACCCTGGCCGTGGTGTCGAAGATGATGACCCTGGCCATCCGGTGGGGCCTGCGAGACGAAGCCAAGGGCAACCCGGCCCAGTTCATCGAACGTTTCCGCGAGGCCAAGCGCGAGCGCTATTTGTCCGCCGACGAACTGGCGCAACTGGGCCAGGCCCTGGCGGCCGCCGAAAATGAAGGCTGGGGATTCAGGCCGGCCATTGACGCCATCCGCTTTCTGTTGCTGACCGGCGCGCGGGTGGGAGAGGCCCTGTCGCTACGTTGGGAATGGATTGACCGCGAGCGCGCCTGTATCTTTCTGCCAGACTCCAAGACGGGCCGCAAGGCCCTGCCCATCGGCGGCGCGGTGCTCGCGATGCTGGACGGCCTGGCCAAGCAGGCCGGCAACCCGCATGTGTTCCCCGGCCAGAGCCTGGGCCGGCCGCTGGTGGACATAAACACCACATGGCGCAAGGTGCGGGCCAGGGCTGGGCTGGAAGGCGTGCGCCTGCACGACCTGCGTCATAGCTACGCCAGCGTTGGGGCCGCATCGGGCCTGAGCTTGACGCTGATTGGCGCGATTTTGGGGCATTCCGAGCCCAGCACCACGGCCAGATATTCTCACTTGGCCAACAACCCCTTGGCCCAAGCCGCCGATATGGTCAGCGCCAAAATCGCCGCCGCCCTGGCCGCGCCGGTGGCGGAAAAAGTTGTGGCACTGCGACGAAAAGAGTGA
- a CDS encoding helix-turn-helix transcriptional regulator: MSQPVVFLATPQAAELLGISRKTLEKWRLVGGGPSYCKVGRLVRYTSDDLQAWLDSRRRVSTSDPGVAA, translated from the coding sequence ATGAGCCAACCCGTCGTTTTTCTTGCAACCCCCCAAGCCGCCGAACTCCTGGGAATCAGCCGCAAAACGCTCGAAAAGTGGCGTCTTGTCGGCGGTGGCCCATCCTACTGCAAGGTGGGGCGTCTTGTCCGCTACACCTCCGACGACCTGCAGGCTTGGCTGGATAGCCGCCGCCGCGTGTCCACCAGCGACCCCGGCGTGGCGGCCTGA